Below is a genomic region from Brassica oleracea var. oleracea cultivar TO1000 chromosome C9, BOL, whole genome shotgun sequence.
CTTGATGGTAACAGGATCTTCTTCTCTTGAGAAAAATGCTGAGAATGTCCTAAAATTATTTGTACTTACTCTTACTTTTGGTAAAGTCGTAACGTCGAGAGGCAATCGTCATATAATATTAAGTGGTTATAATGTTTTGGTAGAAACCGCTTATAATCTATGAATTAAAAATTCATTATTATATGATCCTATGGGGTCACACACCTAATCGAATTGGATTATAAATATTTTAGAGTTATATTTATGTTATATATATGATATATATTTTACATATAATAAATACATATGCGATATGTATATAACTTATATATGCATGTATGCAATAGTGATTGCACGTGGGCTAACTAAGAGTATCTCCAATGTAATACTTTATTTTTTCCTCCAAAATGGAGTAAAAATAAAAATGGAGTAAAAATGATTTAACTCTACTTCATTTCTCACTCCATAATGGAGTGATGAACAAAAAAAATAGATTACTCTATTTATGGAGTAAACTCTATTATGCAATGAGATTTGGAGTTGGGTTGGAGCAATCTTTACTCTATTTTCATTTTTACTCCATTTTAGAAGAAAAAATAAAATGGGGTTGTAGATACCCTAATACAAATGGGCTTAGTCCATAATTCTAATGCGATTAGAATTAGGTTTCATGGTCATACCGTTGACGTTTTGTGTTATATACAATAATACAAAACAGTCACAAAAAGAAACGTGACGGCTAAAACCTAAAAAGACAAGAATTTGTCAAAACGTTGAGATTTGATCTATGCATTAAAACATTAAATTCATATTTTCGAAAATATTGAATTTTTCGGTAAATACTTTATATACTGAAGTCTATGATTTTTAGTGTTGTTTTAAAATTTCTAAATACATTCTACATTTGTATTAATGTATATTAAACTATTTTTCATGGTATATGGACATCGTTTTAATTTTTTGTCAATTAATTTATTAAAACTTCATAATACTCTCTAAATTAGTGGACTAACCACTATAAAATCACTATTTTCTAGAGAGACGGAGACAAAAAAAATTCCAAACCTCTTTGACCTTCATAATATGTTAGTGAATGATGCAACTATGCATTAAAACAATATTGTCACATTTTTGAAATTTTCTCAAAATCTATGTTGTAGAACCTAAAATCTACATTAAGTATTTGATATTAATCGGGAGTTTGATCTAGGGAAGATAAAAGATGTATGCAACAATATCTTTTGAACAAAACAATGTTAACAGTTTCCAGTAGGCAAAAATGGATTTTATTGATGAATAGGATCGAATACAATAAGTTGAACTAGATCGAATTACACAAGTGAGATCGATAAAGGAAAGAATCTAAGAACGGGAGGAAATAAGGTCGATGTATGTGTGTAGCTCTCTCTAGGGTTTTCCACGTGTGTCCATCAGTTTCCACTCATCTTCCTTTATAGTAAGTCGACTTCGAGATCTCTGTGGTAGCTCCGCAATCTTAGCTTCTTGTTGCACGATCTCCGCGACCTCTGCGACTCCTTCTCGAACTCGTATTCTCGTTGTGGGCTTCAGCTCCTTAAGGCACATGTTGTTGGTCGCGGCTCATTATCATATGGACCAAAATTGGGTCCAACATATGTGTTAACCAACCCCCTACGAAAATATTGAATTTTCAGTAAATGCTTTATATACTGAAGCCTATGATCTTTACTGTTCTTTTAAAAATTCTAAACACATTCTTCATTTGTATTAATGTATATTAAACTCTTTTTCACGGTACATGAGCATCATTTTAATTTTTTGTCAATTAATTTAGTAAAACTTAATAATACTCCATAAATTGGTAGATTAACCACTATAAAATCGCTATTTCTAGAAAAACGGAGACAACAAAAGTTCTAAACCTCTTTGACCTTCATCAGTGAATGATGCAACTATGCATTAAAACAATATTTTACATATTTTTGAACTTTTATCAAAATCTATAATGTCAACAACCCCTAAGAAAATATTGATTTTTTCAGTAAATGATCTATATAGTCAAGCATATGATCTTTAGTGTTGTCTTTAAATTTCAAAACACATTCTAAATTTGTATTAATGTATATTAATATTTTTCTTATAAATTATCAAAGTTTATTGTAATTTAAAATTTGATATATTATTTAAATATTTTAATAATTTAAAAACACCCAAATTCAATATTAAAATATTTATAAAAGTTTTTATTATGATTATATAATTTATTTGATATATAGATATTTTTTTCATTTTACAGATTCTACGGTCTACGGGAAGAAGATGTAGGTTTTTTGCCTAAATTACATAAGAAAAAATTTTACTTTATTTTGTTTAATGTAGTTTTAAAAATAAAGTTAAAGCATGATTGGTAAAAATTAATAAAAATTTGATGTAGGCTTTAACTTTTAAAAATAAAACTACAACATGATTGACAAAGTTTTGTGATTTAAAAACAAATAAAACTAAAGTAGGAAGATAAATCTCAACCAATCACCCTCCGTTATACATTGTTTTAATAGTAAACCCTTTCTCAAAAAAAAAAAAAAGAAGACATTTTACATTAATTGTTCACGAGTAACAAATGTTTCCATTCCAAATCATCTTCATTTGCTTTCCTAGCTGTTTCCAGGGATTCCAAAAAAAAAAAACGTTCCACAGACGCCACATTAACCAAAAGGCTAGAGATTGTTGATTTGATTTTGATATATGCAGTACCGGTCATGAGTTGCTAAAAAGAAAAAAAAAGACCGAAAATAGCAAGACTTGAAAATTATGGATTGAGCATTAAACTAACCTACTTTACCTTTAAACTGAAATAAACTTTGTAAATTGAGAATTGAAAATATTTGATAATATTGACTATTGAGAGCCGGAAAGCTCATGTTTCCCCCCTAGTTTCCTCCCAGGACCGGACCTGGTTGTAGGCAATATAAGTAGTGATAACATGGATGTTATGTTGTTCTCTAGACTTTAGATATTTGTTGTAGACACATTGTTGATATAGTTGATAGATTCCAAGTGCCAAGTACATACGAGCAATTGAAAAGGAAGTGGTAAAAAAAAAAAAAAAAAAAAAAGAATATCATGGACATAACAAATTAATGTGAATACCTCTATAGAGCATATGCCTAAAGCTGTTCCTAAGTTGATAAATTGCTCTCCAAACGAAATGTTGATTTTTGGAGCCAATGTAGACTTTCAGAATTTTGCTTTACATCCATATTCAATTTTGGTTGCTATATAGTTTCCTCACTGAAACGTGAAGCTAGCCAATAGTCTGACTGAATAGTTTATTTATCCATCTCACATGAGATTCTTTTGACGATGGTGTTTGGAATTGGGCATGTATATGCGTCTAGCTGCATTACAATCGTCTTCTGTTAATAGTAGGTAGCAGCTTCTCTTCATTCCACTGTTTTGCTATTGGTTGTAGTGCTTCAGCCAATGCAAATTTAGGTTGATGTGTCGTGGTAACAACTTATTCGACCGTACATTTACATTTTCTTTTGCAAAGAGAAGAGAAAACTATTGTAATGGGCCTATAAATGCATTAGAGATAAGACTAAATGTTGTTCATAAGCAACCGCACCACTTGAGAGTGATAGAACTGAGAGAGAAACAATGGAGAAGATCGAGCACACGACGATCTCCACCAACGGCATCAACCTCCACGTGGCTTCAATCGGCTCAGGTCCAGCGATCCTCTTCCTCCACGGCTTCCCCGATCTCTGGTACTCTTGGCGCCGCCAGCTCCTCTCTTTCGCCGGCTTAGGCTACCGCGCGATCGCCCCCGATCTCCGAGGTTACGGCGATTCCGACTCTCCCCCGTCACATGAATCGTACACCGTGCTCCACGTCGTCGGAGACCTCGTCGGGCTGCTGGACTCGCTCGGCGTTGACCGGGTGTTCCTCGTGGGCCACGACTGGGGAGCGATCGTGGCGTGGTGGATGTGTATGATCAGGCCTGATCGAGTCAAGGCGCTTGTGAACACGAGCGTCGTGTTTAATCCGAGGAATCCTTCTGTGAAGCCTGTCGATGCGTTTAAGGCCTTGTTTGGTGAGGATTACTATATCTGCAGGTTTCAGGTGAGACCAGAATTGAAACTCAGAGTTCAGGAGTTTGCTTAGTTTTAAACACAATGTTGAAGATAAAGATTAGGTTAACAAGTGGTAGGTACTGTTGTTGAGTGTGTTGAAATCGAAGGTTTCGAGTCTTGGCCACTAGTGAATTAACATTTCGGGCATCGTGGAGACCGACACGTCACTAGTGTAGACCACTTCTGTGGAGACATGATATCTCTGTATAATTTAAAAAGAAATTTGGAGCTTCCTGTTCATTCATTGCACACATTGGTTAATCGTCAAAGGTGCAGGCTTTGGTAGAATATTGCAGGGCAAATCTAATTTGCATTACTTCTTTTGCCATGGGCAATGAGGAATATTGCTGACTGGAGCTATGTAATATCACCTACCTATACAAAGCTCAAAGTAGTTGAGCATGTGCTTTTATGATTTGAATTCTTTAATAGTAGTCAAATAGGAAGTCAAAGTTATTTTACTTTACTTATTTATTTATGTGGTTGCTTGTAAGACTAGGCTAATGAGTGGTGGGTACTCTGAATGTGTTGAATCGAATACTGTTAGTTCATCGACCTTCCACATTGGTTAATCATCAAAGGCAAATTGCTTATAGGTAATTGCTTGTTTGGTGTTTAGTTGCGTGAAGTTAGTAGTGATTCTCCAGGTTTAATATAGCAATTACGTTCTGTCATAGGCAATGGGGAACCTTGATGGTGCTTGACTAGTTTTGAACTAATGCGACAATGTGTACTGAAATGGAACTTACTCAACAAACCAGACACCATTTATTTCTCTGGGATCTATGGAAAATGGGACCTATCATCACCTACCTATACAACGCTCAAAGTAGCTTAGCATATAATATGCAATTTGCAATTTTTATAGTAGTCAAATAGAAAGTCAAAGTCGTTTATTTTATTTGGGTATATTGTTGCTGTGAGTAAATGCAAGTTTGATTAGTCTTGTTGTTTCCGTTTGCTCTATACTAGATTACTAATGATTCAGAGTTTTTCTTTTTTTTTTGTCTCAGGAGCCTGGAGAGATTGAGGAAGACTTTGCTCAAGTTGATACGAAGAAGTTAATAAACAGATTCTTCACATCGCGTAATCCAGGCCCACCTTGCATTCCCAAATCACTTGGTTTCAGAGGTTTACCTGATCCACCTGCGTTGCCTGCTTGGCTCACTGAGGAAGACGTCAGTTTCTATGCAGAAAAATTTAGCCAAAAAGGCTTCACTGGTGGACTAAACTACTATCGCGCCATGAACCTGTAAGTCTTTCATTTCAACACCATCATTATGATGTCTCCTCGTGGTTGATCTGGTCTTTCCTCCTCTAACTTGTAGAAGCTGGGAACTAACGGCTCCATGGGCCGGTCTACAGATCAAGGTCCCTGCGAAATTCATTGTGGGTGATCTAGACATAACATACAACATCCCTGGAACAAAGGAGTACATACATGAAGGTGGTTTGAAGAAACATGTTCCATTCCTTCAAGAAGTGGTGGTAATGGAAGGTGTTGGTCACTTCCTTCAGCAAGAGAAGCCCGACGAAGTCACTGACCATATCTATGGCTTCTTCAGTAAATTCTGAACCTGCGAAATCAAATTCTCAGGGGCACTTTCTTACTTGGTGCGAGCCTCTACTTGTAATGGATTCGAAATGAAAAAATAATGTGTTAATTCGAAATTTATAACAAGTTCCAAGTATAACAGAAATCTGGTAAGACATTTATACACATCCTTGTGAATAAGTAAGAAAATCTATTATCTTTTGTAATATTATGATTGGAGGAGATAATATATGTGCTTTGACTCCAAAAATATTTTCTAAATCAAAAGATTTAAATAGAACAAAAATAAATTACGGACACACAATATTTGTTGCGCTTACAGAAAAAAATACAAAACTCCTAAAAATGTATGTTAAGTAGATCATTTTGTAAAATTATTTATATTTTAATTAAAAAATAATATTTTAAAATTTTAAATGAACACAATGTGATTTAGCTTACTAACATCATAAAAACGTAATTATATATGTGCTTTGACTCCAAAAATATTGAACAGAATGTGATTTAGCTTATTAACATCATAAGAAATAATATATGTGCTTTGACTCCAAAAATATTTTCTCAATCAAAAGATTTAAACAGAACAAAAATAAATTACGGACACACAATATTTGTTACGCTTACAGAAAAAAAATACAAAACTCCTAAAAATGTATGTTAAGTAGATCATTTTGTAAAATTATTTATATTTTAATTAAAAAATAATATTTTAAAAGTTTAAATGAACACAATGTGATTTAGCTTATTAACATCATAAAGAGTAATTATTACTTTAAAATATATTAAAATAAATAAATAATTCTAATATTTTGTAATATTTAATTTGTTTCATTTCTTCTTATGATAGAATGTTTATGCATTTTTCTAAAAATAATAATTATAAATTAAACAACGTTAACATAATGAAAGTATTTCAGATAATGTATATTCTTTCATTTCGTAATTTATCTAATTGCACCAAATGGGATAGTTTTTTATTATGCAAGTTTTATTTTTTCGTAATTTAATTATATTGCTGCTTTTTAGTGTTGCCAATAGAAGGTATTGCTTATATTTTTATTTTTTTTTAAAAAAAGAGAAAGTTAATAGCATCAATCTGAAGAAAATATATATTTTAGGTTTCGAAACGAGAAATAAGAGGGATAACATAAGGAGATAAAATCGGTTAGAGATTAAAATTTTAAAGAGTTTTGAATTAGAGTTTTTGATGTGGAAATCTTTTAGTTCAATGATTTAATTGATAGGTCATTAATATTTTTATACCAGAAAATCAGAGATTCAAATCTCATAAAATGCAAATTATGCTGGTTACCGAGAAGAAAATTTACAAGAGATTATCTATACTACAATTTTTGTTTTGTCAAAACAATTTATGTTGACTAAAATGGAATCTAATATGGTTCGGGCAAAGTTTATCATTTGTGTTTGATTAATGAAGTGTCTGCGTGTTTGATAAAATAAGTTAGTTCAATATTTAAATACTAGTTTTCTCAACTAAAATATTCATCATCTTAAAATATTCGAATTTTCATATATAAATATATATACACGTTTAAATTAAAAATGTAAATTGGATTGGAATCCAGATCTGGATTTAAATATCAAGATAATGTAGCGGGTCTTGGAATCCTTAGCTGTCATAACCAAATTATAGGTTTTATTGGTCAAAATTATTTATAACCAGATTATAGCTGTTAATCCCTAGATGTTAGAGCCAGATTATATATTTTATTAAACAGCACATGAACAACATTATATGTTGACTAAAAATGGCTTTGGTAGCATAATTTGCTACTCTCTTTGAATTTAAAAGATTGATGCCGTAGAGCATGTCCATCAATAAGAACCCTTTATGGACTCTAATCAATAAATTAGTAATAAATATAGTGATTTGAAATGTTTAGAACATTTGTTAATCTAATTTAATTTTTCTTCGTCCAATGGTAGAACACTATTGAGGTTCTTAAATTTTTTAAGTAAAATGATTGGATTTCATAACATGAAAGAACCTAAAATTTTTTAAACAGAAGACATTACAACATATTGAAAATACAAATACTAATAAGAACCGATTAGTTGTTTATCCACTACACAACACAATTCCATAAGCAAAAGAAGATAAGAAATTTAAAATAGAATGAATGGATTGAAACAAATCAGACAAATCTATTTAATACCCTGCAGTGATGATCAAAACTGTCCACACATTTGCCACAAACTTTGCAATGTTTGTTGTATTTGAAGACCTGTGAAAGTAAATACATATTAGTCCACACCAATCAGAAGAAAGAGTAACCAACGAGTTTGTGAAGTCAAATGTTTTCACGCACCTCAACTTCACAAAGACTGCAATAAAACATCTCATCCTCACTCATCTGCTGCTCAGAAGATTCACCTCTTCCACTGCAACAACCACAAAGCATTGCACAAGGAGAGCAAAGCAGATGCAGGAGAGACGATCTTTGTGATGAGTCCAGCAACTGCCACCACCTACCCATAAATTTCAATAAAGTTTCAAACTTTCACCTCAAAATCAAAAACCCTCCAAAGAAACTTCACTCAGAATGGAGTTTACCTGAAGTGGATGGTAGATCGAAGTGACTCAAATCAAATAAACATAAAAGCTTTCCCTTTTTGAAGTGACCCACCATGGAAGGGAGAGGGGAGAAGAGTTATGATTGAATCAAACGAACGTTCAAGATCCTCTACAAAGGAATGAAACGAATCAAACGAATAAATCGAACACTCTCGAATCAAACGAACAAAAACTATTATATAAGAAAAATTTCACAGAGAATCGACAGAGATGATGGAGAAATCGAAGAATCGACCGAGAATCGCCAGAGAAGATGGAGAGATCAAGCTTGGAGGAGGAAGAGAAAAATGGAATTTTCGCATGAGACCGATGACGAAGGAAAGAGGCTGTCAAATAGGAAGTTGACACGTAAGAGTTCTTATCAACCCTTAAAATCCCACTTTAAACAGCGGTTCTCTTTGGTTTTTTTTTTTTTTTCATTTATTTTTTTCATCATTTTGTTTAGAACCTCATTTAAGAAACCCCAATGGAGGTGATCTTATGATTTGCACACATGTTAATAACATTAAATATATATTTTAAATGATTAGTTTTGTTAGTTGTATTTGTTTCATGATCTAAAATTCTAGTACTCATATTTCAGATTTTAATTTTTGTTTTAATTTTCGAATAAAATGCATAATTAAAAGTAGAACACCAATTTTTTTACACAAATAAAAAATTAAATCATCAATTATTTGTATACGCAATTATTGGTATACGGAATGAGTATTTGTTTAGATTAAAGAAATGTGAGTTTTTCTTTTACAAAAATGAAAGTGAATTTACTATTTAAACGTCAGTTTTCACTATTAAAATTTGAATCTGTAAAACATGTAGTATATATTAAAATTACAAATAAAAAATTTGATTGGATCAATCTTGGATTCCTAATAATTTATCCCTAATTTGATCTGGATCTGAATATCAAGATTTTGGATTGGATCGGGTCTTGGACTCCGAAAAATAATTCTGGACTATAATTTCCATTGGTCACAATTGTTTATAAATAAAACAATATAAATATGAATGCAATACGAACGTTGAGAAGCGAGTGAGAGAGAACTATCAGGGAGAAGAGAGAAAGAAAAAACAAATGGAGAGGATCGAGCACACGACGGTTTCCACCAAGGGCATCAACATGCACGTATAGCTTCAATCGGTTCAGGTCCAGTGATCCTATTCCTCCATGGCTTCCCCGATCTCTGGTACTCATGGCGCCACCAGCTTCTCTCTTTCGCCGACTTAGGTTACCGCGCAATCGCTCCTGATCTCCGAGGTTACGGCGATTCCGACTCTCCCCCGTCTCATGAATCGTACACCCTACCCCATATCGTCGGAGACCTCGTCGGTTTGCTGGACTCGCTCGGCGTTGACCAGGTTTTCCTCGTTGGCCATGACTGGGGAGCCATCATCGCGTGGTGGATGTGTAAGATCAGGCCTGATCGAGTCAAGGCGCTGGTGAACATGAGCGTTGAGTTTCATCCGAGGAATCCTTCTGTGAAAACTGTTGATGCGTTTAAGGCTTTGTTCGGCGAGGATTACTACATCTGCAGGTTCCAGGTGAGACTTGAATCGAAACTTTCCATGTCTTTTAGGGTTTTTATCTGACTTATGACGCAAGTCTTTTGTTTGTTACTGGTGAAGATATAGATTAGGCTAACGAGTGGTAGGTAGTGGAAAATGTTACTTCACGGACATTTTTCTTCATTGCCCACATTGGTTAACCATCAAAAGCAAAATACTTTAGCTGATTGCTTTGTTTGGTGTTTAGTGGTGATTACTTCGTTTGACATGGCAGTGAGGAATGTTGTTTGGATCTATGTAATCTGAGACCTATCACCTACCTAGCCCTGCGGATTTGAACCGAACCGAATTATTTGGTTTTCTGTTCACTTTTGGTTTGGTTCAGAAAGCTTTTGAAAATATTTTGGTTTTTCAATTCAGTTCGTTTTTTTATGAGTTTTGGTTTTCAAAAGCAAAATAAAGTTAACCAAAATTACCAAATCAAATTAATTAAACTAACCAAAAATAATCAAAACGATCCAAATTTTTTTTTTAAAGTTATACTGAAAGCTAACCAAAACCTAAAATCGGTTATTTTCAAGAAAAATATAAAACTGGAATTACCGAAAACCAAACCAAACCGAGTTTTTTGGTTTACTTTGGCCGAACTAAACTAACCGAAACCAAAAATATCCGACCTGAATAAACCAAATAAGCCGAAACAGCAAGCCTACATCTACATATACAAAGCTCAAAGTAGTTGAGCTATGATATGCAAGTTGTAATTTTATAATATAAAATAGTAATCAAATAAAAAAGTCTAAGTCATTTACTTTATTTGGGTATGTGGTTGCTTAAGACTAGGCTAACGAGTGATAGCTAGTGTGAAACTGTTGAGACTGAACTGTTGCGCATCGACCTTCTTCTTCATTGTCCACGTTGGTTAATCATCAAAGGCAAAAGAATTTAGCTGATTTCTTGTTTGGTGTTTAGTTGTTTTAGATCAGTTGTGATTCTTTACGTTTAATAACAATTACTTCTTTTGACATGGCAATGAGGAATGTTATTTGGATATATGTAATCTGCGACCTACTATCACTTATTACCTACCTATACAAAGCTCAAAGTAGCTGACCATATGATATGCAATTTGCAATATTTATGATTTAAAAATGGCAATATTAATTATAAAAGAATTTCAAAAGTCATTTACTCTATTTAGTTATATGGTTGTTTGTTATAAGTAAAAATGCAAGTTTGATTAGTCTTGTTGTTTCCATTTGCTTGTGTTTCTTTTCTTTATCTCAGGAGCCTGGAGATATTGAGGAAGACTTTGCTCTAGTTGATATGAAGAAGTTAGTAAATGGTTTTTTCACTTCGCATAACACACGCCCACCTTGCATTCCAAAGTCAGTTTTCAAATATTTACCTGATCCACCTGCTTTACCTGCTTGGTTCACCGAGCAAGACGTATGTTTCTATGCAGACAAGTTTAGCCAAAAAGGCTTCACTGGCGGACTAAACTACTATCGCGCCATGAACCTGTAAGTTTTTTTATGAATATTTATCTAGCCTCCAGTTATTCAATCATTATGATAACTCCTCATGGTCTTATCCCTCTAAACCTGTAGAAGCTGGGAATTAACGGCTCCGTGGGATGGTCTACAGATCAAGGTCCCTGTGAAGTACATTACGGGTGATCTTGACCCTACATACCACATCCCCGGAACAAAGGAATACATACATGATGGTGGTTTGAAGAAACATGTTCCATTTCTACAAGAAGTGGTGGTAATGGAAGGTGTTGGTCATTTCCTTCAGCAGGAGAAGCCCAAGGAAATCACTGACCATATCTATGGCTTCTTCAAGAAATTCTAAACCGGCGAAATCAAGTTCGGTTCTACTGAGCTTCGTCAAGAGCACTTTGTTGGTGTGAGCTTCTACTTGCAATGGGATTTGAAATGAAAGGATAATGTGTGTATTTTTTTACTTGTTTAAATAAGACATCTATACCTCTTCTCTCCTCAAGATCTTTGAGAGAGAAATTCATTTTTTATTTTATTTTAATTCCGATCTTGTTAATCCGAATATGTTTTTGTCAATCCTTTGGCTTCTCTCTCTCTCTCTTTCTATTTCAGATGAAATGCGAAATTACTAATGCTTTTTGAGCAATTTTTTTTTTTTTTGTTCATCGCATTCTAATTCATCTTTCCAAAAGATGTAAATCTTTGCTTCCTTATGATTTATATTAGACACGCATCGTAAAAGAGATAGTAGCGGGGTTATAAAAATAATTCAATCAATAATAAAAAATTATAAAATGTAATTATTTAAATAGTTTTTTTAAAAATAAAGTTAATTTAGAAATCTCAAACACTAAAGGGGTTATTGGAACATGAATTTCTGTGGAATTTGATGATTTTAATAGTTGAGAGGATTTTACAAGTTAACTAGATTTAACAAATTTTATCAAATACTTTTACATAGATTTTCATTACTTGTGTATAGCTATTGATTGTTATTAACTTTTAAAGTAAAAAATTAATGGTGGTAGAAAAAAAAAGAAAGAAAATCATTTCAATTAAGACAATTTCTAAACAACTTTTAAAAAAGTTTTTGTCATAAAAAAGATCTCAAGAAATAAAATGACCAAAAAATTTAATTTCTACTTCTTACTTTATAGATATATAAATAATAAAAAATAAAAAAAATATTTTTTTATATAATTTCTAAATATATGTTTTAAATTTGAATTTTTTGTAAAAAAAATTTGAATTATTATTTTTGAAATGTTTTTTTTTTAAAAATTCGAAAGTGCTTTTTAAAACTATTTTTACAATTTTTATTTTAAATTTTTAATATTTTTTTCTATTTTTTTAAGTTGTGAATTGTATTATGTTAAAGTTGTGATTTGCATATTATTTCATTCTTCAATTTGAGTTTTTGTATGTGAGTGTATTTTATTACATTGATTTCAAAAATCTTATGGGTATAGATGATATTCTCAAAGTTGAGTACTATGAGTAAAAACAAAGAAAATTTACATTTCAATAACAATAGATTTTAATAGAATCTTAAAATCAATGAAAACTAAAATTT
It encodes:
- the LOC106318544 gene encoding bifunctional epoxide hydrolase 2; its protein translation is MEKIEHTTISTNGINLHVASIGSGPAILFLHGFPDLWYSWRRQLLSFAGLGYRAIAPDLRGYGDSDSPPSHESYTVLHVVGDLVGLLDSLGVDRVFLVGHDWGAIVAWWMCMIRPDRVKALVNTSVVFNPRNPSVKPVDAFKALFGEDYYICRFQEPGEIEEDFAQVDTKKLINRFFTSRNPGPPCIPKSLGFRGLPDPPALPAWLTEEDVSFYAEKFSQKGFTGGLNYYRAMNLSWELTAPWAGLQIKVPAKFIVGDLDITYNIPGTKEYIHEGGLKKHVPFLQEVVVMEGVGHFLQQEKPDEVTDHIYGFFSKF